The Coregonus clupeaformis isolate EN_2021a unplaced genomic scaffold, ASM2061545v1 scaf2559, whole genome shotgun sequence genome includes a region encoding these proteins:
- the LOC121564506 gene encoding complement C1q-like protein 2 — MGGLTLTLVLLCLSGTLSEDAGEDNLNDIMVQIQPEQGRNIENEYKTHNQQVKTASTTTTTQSGCEPTIHTVMRELGAMEERLGATVRSLEGMRNRLEASESQVRSLNATVNELKRFNEDRPQVAFSATLGISGTIGPVSNEITLVFRRVLSNIGNAYNPTTGIFTAPVRGLYHFTFTAFDWGRSTMTGASLCHNGQRMVSVYDEKEGGSSESSSNSATFLLQVGEQVYVALWKDGRRISDNANHYSSFNGFLLFPM, encoded by the exons ATGGGGGGACTGACTCTGACCCTGGTGCTGCTGTGTCTGTCTGGGACTCtcagtgaagatgctggagaagaCAACCTGAATGACATCATGGTACAGATTCAGCCTGAACAGGGACGGAACATAGAGAATGAATACAAGACTCACAACCAGCAGGTGAAGACCGCATCCACTACAACAACAACCCAATCAGGATGTGAGCCTACCATTCATACTGTGATGAGAGAACTGGGGGCAATGGAGGAGAGACTGGGAGCAACTGTTAGGTCATTGGAAGGCATGAGAAACAGGCTGGAAGCCAGTGAGAGCCAAGTTAGGTCGTTAAATGCCACAGTGAATGAACTGAAGAGATTCAATGAAG ACAGGCCCCAGGTGGCGTTCTCAGCTACTTTAGGAATTTCTGGAACCATTGGACCTGTCAGCAATGAAATCACTCTGGTCTTCCGGCGTGTTCTATCAAACATTGGAAATGCCTACAATCCAACCACAG GCATCTTTACAGCACCAGTGAGAGGACTCTACCATTTCACCTTCAcagcttttgattggggaaggaGTACAATGACAGGGGCAAGCTTATGTCATAACGGACAGAGAATGGTCTCTGTGTATGATGAGAAGGAAGGAGGTTCCTCTGAGTCCTCATCCAATAGCGCCACCTTCCTGCTACAAGTGGGAGAGCAGGTGTACGTTGCTCTCTGGAAAGATGGACGTCGGATATCTGACAATGCCAATCACTACTCCTCATTTAACGGTTTCCTGCTCTTTCCCATGTGA